One window from the genome of Cryptomeria japonica chromosome 6, Sugi_1.0, whole genome shotgun sequence encodes:
- the LOC131071777 gene encoding replication protein A 70 kDa DNA-binding subunit C-like, whose protein sequence is MQPEIQLTSHEILSINARDDVPSPILQLLSFENLTDSEDVSSQYRIVLFDGTHMQLSILSPKYSDLLLSNTLKIGSMLSMASFACRNVWNTRVIIIFNLAIKFTNLALFGKPRYLFKEQEQQMLGRDTSPTSKCSLKFGIHMPSVQHETSDNISPLKALNPFQNKWSIKGRVTNKRKMHHYSSPKSSRRVFSFDMIDVEGTEIRITCFGDIAEMHYHRVEARANYCLSKGTIREAKTKWNKLNNHLEITLDHNSILKRCDAAVNGEVNASRFTSINEIMYCSNNTLVDVIGLGEDLKNMHATQIVVVLAVNNAHVGYFNGKIMLQDHTDSLWATAFDEIGKNLLNISAKDLYMLQYDLTTARTPQSIIKDVVLLSFIFTLSITIDMYNSHTRIKATITKATTIDFQVECALLLADIARMSAVVEIQTN, encoded by the exons ATGCAACCAGAAATACAACTGACCTCACATGAAATCCTATCCATCAATGCTAGGGATGACGTACCGTCTCCAATTCTTCAGCTTTTGTCTTTTGAAAATTTGACAGACAGTGAAGATGTCAGTTCTCAAtataggattgttttgtttgatggcACGCACATGCAACTGTCGATCCTGTCGCCAAAGTATAGTGACCTGTTGCTATCAAATACGTTAAAGATAGGTTCTATGCTATCGATGGCGTCTTTTGCTTGTAGAAATGTTTGGAACACAAG GGTTATCATAATATTCAACCTTGCTATCAAATTTACAAATTTAGCATTGTTTGGAAAACCCAGATACCTATTTAAAGAGCAAGAACAACAAATGTTAGGTAGAGACACGTCTCCCACATCTAAATGTTCCCTTAAATTTGGAATACACATGCCATCTGTGCAACACGAAACCTCTGATAATATCAGCCCATTAAAAGCCTTGAACCCCTTTCAAAATAAATGGTCAATAAAAGGCCGTGTCACAAAcaagaggaagatgcatcactataGTTCACCAAAATCCTCTAGGCGAGTATTTAGCTTTGACATGATAGATGTTGAAGGTACCGAGATAAGAATTACTTGCTTTGGCGATATAGCAGAGATGCATTATCATAGGGTTGAAGCAAGAGCAAATTATTGTCTGTCAAAAGGTACCATTAGGGAGGCCAAGACAAAATGGAATAAACTTAACAATCATCTTGAGATTACTTTGGACCACAATTCAATATTGAAGCGTTGTGATGCAGCTGTTAATGGTGAAGTAAATGCTTCACGGTTTACCTCGATCAATGAAATCATGTATTGCAGCAACAACACTTTGGTTGATGTTATTG GGTTAGGTGAAGATTTGAAGAATATGCATGCAACCCAAATAGTTGTGGTCCTTGCGGTCAACAATGCTCATGTTGGTTATTTCAATGGAAAG ATCATGCTTCAAGACCATACAGACTCTCTTTGGGCTACTGCCTTTGATGAAATTGGGAAAAATCTGTTGAACATATCTGCCAAGGACCTTTACATGTTGCAATATGATTTGACTACAGCCAGAACCCCTCAGTCAATTATCAAGGATGTAGTCTTATTGTCCTTCATTTTCACACTCTCTATTACAATAGACATGTACAATTCACACACAAGGATCAAAGCGACAATCACCAAAGCAACGACTATTGATTTCCAGGTTGAATGTGCTCTTTTGCTTGCAGACATTGCTCGGATGAGTGCAGTTGTAGAAATCCAAACCAATTAG